In Afipia sp. GAS231, a single window of DNA contains:
- a CDS encoding amylo-alpha-1,6-glucosidase translates to MAEVTQLTIRTVEQISESPFYIPMTGPAARPRRSLKHDDTFIVLDSHGDIGASAGGPDGLFNADTRYLARLEMVLDDMQPLLLGSNLRDDNSALTVDLTNSDVYRDGRLALQKDTLHIVRSIFLWRGSFYQRIGLQNHGDRPASFDLTLLFDNDFADLFEVRGERRERRGVGSSKVLGPTDVVFEYKGLDDQPRITALHFDPKPTRLAINAANYHFELAPRQVTSLFIAVSCNRPIMQKPAPFFRGLLAHRREMRKSTKGAASIETSNSIFNEVLCRAMADLNMLMTETPQGRYPYAGIPWYSTTFGRDGLITALQMLWVDPRIAQGVLRRLAFFQAKATDPLADAEPGKILHEMRGGEMAALREVPFAQYYGSVDSTPLFVLLAGLYVERTADEQTLVELWPAIEAALQWIDGPGDPDRDGFIEYRRATEQGLANQGWKDSFDAIFHADGRLAEGYIALAEVQGYVFAGKLLAARCAHRLGKIDLAARLETEAVQLAERFEDAFWCEELGTYALALDGAKQPCKVRTSNAGQLLFTGIVRPERARRVAADLMSQKFFSGWGIRTVARGEARYNPMSYHDGSIWPHDNALIALGFARYGLMHSVAHLFKGLFDAASYMDLRRLPELFCGFQRERRRGPVLYPVACAPQAWASATPFSLLEAALGLEFDAARGEIRLRNPRLPEFLNEVTLRDLRLGASSVDLRVRRHGGEVSLEVLRTRGEIQVSIVLTH, encoded by the coding sequence ATGGCCGAAGTCACGCAACTGACGATCCGAACGGTCGAGCAGATATCGGAATCGCCGTTCTACATTCCGATGACGGGACCCGCGGCAAGGCCGCGCCGCTCGCTCAAGCATGACGACACCTTCATCGTGCTGGACAGCCATGGCGACATCGGCGCATCTGCCGGCGGACCCGACGGATTATTCAACGCCGACACGCGCTATCTCGCCCGGCTGGAAATGGTGCTGGACGATATGCAGCCGCTGCTGCTGGGCTCCAATTTGCGGGACGACAATTCGGCGCTGACCGTCGACCTCACCAATTCGGACGTCTACCGCGACGGCCGGCTGGCATTGCAGAAGGATACGCTGCACATCGTGCGTTCGATCTTTTTGTGGCGCGGTTCCTTCTACCAGCGCATCGGGCTGCAAAACCATGGCGACCGGCCGGCGAGCTTCGACCTGACGCTGCTGTTCGATAACGATTTCGCCGATTTGTTCGAGGTGCGCGGCGAACGGCGCGAGCGCAGGGGCGTTGGGTCGAGCAAGGTGCTCGGTCCCACCGACGTCGTGTTCGAGTATAAGGGGCTGGACGATCAGCCGCGCATCACCGCGCTGCATTTCGATCCGAAGCCGACGCGGCTTGCGATCAACGCGGCGAACTACCATTTCGAACTGGCCCCTCGGCAGGTGACCTCGCTGTTCATCGCGGTGTCCTGCAACAGGCCGATCATGCAGAAGCCGGCGCCGTTCTTCCGTGGCTTGCTGGCGCATCGCCGCGAGATGCGGAAGTCGACGAAAGGGGCGGCAAGTATCGAGACCTCGAACAGCATCTTCAACGAAGTGCTGTGCCGGGCGATGGCCGATCTCAACATGCTGATGACCGAGACGCCGCAGGGCAGATACCCCTATGCCGGCATCCCCTGGTATTCGACCACGTTCGGCCGCGACGGACTGATCACGGCGTTGCAGATGCTGTGGGTCGATCCGCGCATCGCGCAAGGCGTGCTCAGGCGGCTTGCCTTCTTCCAGGCCAAGGCGACCGATCCGCTGGCCGATGCCGAGCCCGGCAAGATCCTGCACGAGATGCGCGGCGGCGAGATGGCGGCGCTGCGCGAGGTGCCGTTCGCGCAATATTACGGCAGCGTCGATTCGACGCCGCTGTTCGTCCTGCTCGCCGGCCTTTACGTCGAGCGTACCGCGGATGAACAAACGCTCGTCGAATTGTGGCCCGCGATCGAGGCGGCGCTGCAGTGGATCGACGGCCCCGGCGATCCCGATCGCGATGGCTTCATTGAATACCGGCGTGCCACGGAGCAGGGGCTCGCCAATCAGGGCTGGAAGGATTCCTTCGACGCCATCTTCCATGCCGATGGGCGGCTGGCCGAAGGTTATATCGCGCTGGCGGAAGTTCAGGGCTATGTGTTCGCCGGCAAGCTGCTGGCGGCGCGTTGCGCCCACCGCCTCGGAAAGATCGATCTCGCGGCCCGTCTCGAAACGGAAGCCGTACAGCTTGCCGAACGTTTCGAAGACGCCTTCTGGTGCGAGGAACTCGGCACCTACGCGCTGGCGCTCGACGGCGCCAAGCAGCCGTGCAAGGTCCGGACCTCGAATGCCGGGCAACTGCTGTTCACCGGCATCGTCCGGCCCGAGCGCGCCCGCCGGGTCGCCGCCGACCTGATGAGCCAAAAATTCTTTTCGGGATGGGGCATCCGCACCGTGGCGCGCGGCGAAGCCCGCTACAATCCGATGTCGTATCATGACGGATCGATCTGGCCGCACGATAATGCACTTATTGCGCTCGGCTTCGCGCGCTATGGCCTGATGCATTCGGTGGCGCATCTCTTCAAGGGCCTGTTCGACGCCGCCAGCTATATGGATCTGCGGCGGCTGCCCGAGTTGTTCTGCGGGTTCCAGCGCGAACGGCGGCGCGGACCGGTGCTCTATCCGGTGGCGTGTGCTCCGCAGGCCTGGGCGAGCGCCACGCCCTTCAGCCTGCTGGAGGCCGCGCTGGGTCTGGAATTCGATGCCGCGCGCGGCGAGATCCGGCTGCGTAATCCGCGCCTGCCTGAATTCCTCAACGAAGTGACATTGCGCGACCTGCGGCTTGGCGCCTCGAGCGTCGACCTGCGGGTCCGTCGTCACGGCGGGGAAGTATCGCTGGAAGTGCTGCGAACGCGTGGCGAAATTCAGGTGTCGATCGTGTTGACCCACTGA
- a CDS encoding branched-chain amino acid ABC transporter permease, whose protein sequence is MIRPINLLWLALGLAILIALPHVVTSSFAIDISIRILLFSFIGVAWNLMGGYAKQLSLGHAAYFGLGAYSSTILQIDFGISPWIGMVAGGVVAMLASLPIGWLCFRLRGPYFTIATIATAQALMLIFLKFRDFAWGAEGTTIPNLGSAPLMMQFEGKAAYYYVVLGLLVLGLTITWLIERSWMGYYLVAIGEDEDAAEAIGVNAPKIKRDIYMISSFLTALAGTFYTQYIYFIDPATAFSFSISIEAALVSIVGGIGTLWGPVIGTVLLETTSALLQSWLGGRVGGIQLTVYSLILMAVILWRPTGLIGFATDLYQRYVRRQPARA, encoded by the coding sequence ATGATCCGCCCCATCAACCTGCTCTGGCTGGCGCTCGGTCTCGCCATTCTGATCGCCCTGCCGCATGTCGTGACCAGCTCGTTTGCGATCGACATCTCGATCCGCATCCTTTTGTTCTCCTTCATCGGCGTCGCCTGGAACCTGATGGGCGGTTACGCCAAGCAGTTGTCGCTCGGGCACGCCGCCTATTTCGGCCTCGGCGCCTACTCCTCGACCATCCTGCAGATCGATTTCGGTATCTCGCCCTGGATCGGGATGGTGGCCGGCGGCGTGGTGGCGATGCTGGCGAGCCTGCCGATCGGCTGGCTGTGCTTTCGTCTGCGCGGCCCCTATTTCACCATCGCGACGATTGCGACGGCGCAGGCGCTGATGCTGATCTTCCTGAAGTTCCGCGATTTCGCCTGGGGCGCCGAAGGCACCACGATTCCGAACCTCGGCAGCGCGCCGTTGATGATGCAGTTCGAGGGCAAGGCCGCCTACTACTACGTGGTCCTCGGGTTGCTCGTGCTGGGGCTGACCATCACCTGGCTGATCGAGCGCTCGTGGATGGGATATTATCTGGTCGCGATCGGCGAGGATGAAGACGCGGCCGAAGCGATCGGCGTCAACGCGCCGAAGATCAAGCGCGATATCTACATGATCAGTTCGTTCCTGACCGCGCTCGCCGGCACCTTCTATACCCAGTACATCTACTTCATCGACCCCGCGACGGCGTTCAGCTTCAGCATCTCGATCGAGGCGGCGCTGGTTTCGATCGTCGGCGGTATCGGTACCCTTTGGGGACCGGTGATCGGGACCGTGCTGCTCGAAACAACGTCTGCTTTGCTGCAAAGCTGGCTCGGCGGCCGGGTCGGCGGCATCCAGCTCACCGTCTACAGCCTGATCCTGATGGCCGTCATCCTGTGGCGGCCGACCGGGCTGATCGGCTTTGCGACCGACCTCTACCAGCGCTATGTCCGGCGCCAGCCGGCGCGCGCGTAA
- a CDS encoding branched-chain amino acid ABC transporter permease, which produces MWETLAQVVINGLLIGGIYALVSIGVTLIFGVVKIVNFAQGEFVMIGMYISFFLSSQFGIDPIVSLLVSMPVLFVCGVLIQHYLIRRVLGPNDMPQIFLTFALSLLLLNLSLMLFTANYRTVHTSYSDEAFHIGGLYIPVAKLIAFVVAMALSGALWVFLRATDMGKAMRAASQNRDVAMLMGINPNRVFCVALGIALALAGAAGSLLMPFYSAYPFVGQVFVLMAFVAVVLGTLGNVIGALIASLMMGVAESLGIQFVGADSGLIVVFAMLLLTLAFKPNGLGGGRAR; this is translated from the coding sequence ATGTGGGAGACACTGGCCCAGGTCGTCATCAACGGCCTGCTCATCGGCGGCATTTATGCGCTCGTCAGCATCGGCGTCACGCTGATCTTCGGCGTGGTCAAGATCGTCAATTTCGCCCAGGGCGAATTCGTGATGATCGGGATGTATATCTCGTTCTTCCTCTCCAGCCAGTTCGGCATCGACCCGATCGTGTCGCTGCTGGTCTCGATGCCGGTACTGTTCGTGTGCGGCGTGCTGATCCAGCACTACCTGATCCGCCGGGTGCTGGGACCAAACGACATGCCGCAGATCTTCCTGACCTTTGCGCTGTCGCTGTTGCTGCTCAACCTGTCGCTGATGCTGTTCACGGCGAACTACCGCACCGTCCACACCTCCTATTCGGATGAGGCGTTCCACATCGGCGGGCTCTATATCCCGGTTGCGAAATTGATCGCCTTCGTGGTCGCGATGGCGCTGAGCGGCGCGCTCTGGGTGTTCCTGCGTGCCACCGACATGGGCAAGGCAATGCGCGCGGCGTCGCAAAACCGCGATGTCGCGATGCTGATGGGAATCAATCCGAACCGCGTGTTCTGCGTAGCCCTCGGCATTGCGCTGGCGCTGGCAGGCGCCGCCGGCTCGCTGCTGATGCCGTTCTATTCGGCCTATCCGTTCGTCGGACAGGTATTCGTGCTGATGGCCTTTGTCGCGGTCGTGCTCGGCACGCTCGGCAATGTCATCGGCGCACTGATCGCCAGCCTGATGATGGGGGTCGCGGAATCGCTCGGCATCCAGTTCGTCGGCGCCGATTCCGGATTGATCGTGGTGTTTGCGATGCTGCTGCTGACTCTGGCCTTCAAACCCAACGGACTCGGCGGAGGACGCGCCCGATGA
- a CDS encoding ABC transporter ATP-binding protein: MLELSGVSAAYGSVPAITGVTISVGEGEAVGLLGANGAGKSTTLRAISSLVKLTAGNITFAGTNLASLPPHRIPELGIAHVPEGRQVFPEMSVQENLEIGAYVPKAKAERARTLDLVYGIFPRLADRRKQLAGTMSGGEQQMLAVGRGLMLKPRLLMLDEPSLGLAPVMTDVTFEKIGEIHKMGTAILLVEQNVSRALSLVQRAYVLESGNVIMHGTSTELANNKQVQAAYLGI, from the coding sequence ATGCTTGAGCTATCAGGCGTCAGCGCCGCTTACGGATCGGTGCCCGCGATCACCGGCGTCACCATCTCGGTCGGCGAAGGCGAAGCCGTCGGTCTGCTCGGCGCCAACGGCGCCGGCAAGAGCACGACGCTACGGGCGATCTCAAGCCTCGTGAAACTCACCGCCGGCAATATCACCTTTGCTGGCACCAACCTCGCCTCGCTGCCGCCGCACCGGATTCCGGAACTCGGCATCGCCCACGTGCCGGAAGGCCGTCAGGTGTTTCCGGAAATGTCCGTGCAGGAAAATCTCGAGATCGGCGCCTACGTCCCCAAGGCCAAGGCCGAACGCGCGCGCACGCTCGACCTGGTCTACGGGATATTTCCGCGGCTCGCCGACCGCAGGAAACAGCTCGCCGGCACCATGAGCGGCGGCGAGCAGCAGATGCTGGCGGTCGGACGCGGCTTGATGCTGAAACCTCGGCTGCTGATGCTCGACGAACCTTCCCTCGGGCTTGCGCCCGTCATGACCGACGTCACCTTTGAGAAGATCGGCGAGATCCACAAGATGGGCACTGCGATCCTGCTGGTCGAACAGAACGTCAGCCGCGCGCTGTCGCTGGTGCAGCGCGCCTATGTGCTGGAAAGCGGCAACGTGATCATGCACGGCACCAGCACCGAGCTTGCCAACAACAAGCAGGTGCAGGCGGCGTATCTGGGGATTTGA
- a CDS encoding ABC transporter ATP-binding protein has protein sequence MDNLSGYAHRPFPLVLRYLRQRLAAHVVILSAVVAAVACSVGTQYGVKNIVDALSAGRPHAGGVWLAFVFLMSLIAADNFLWRIASWTASFTFVGVTGDLRRDMFRHLTGHAPSYFLDRLPGMLTSRITATSNAVFTVENMFVWNVLPPCIATVSAIALIGTVSVPMSLGMIVIAGMMVVAMFHLAAAGKPLHDDFANKAAAVDGEMVDVISNMPLVRAFCGLRYEHDRFDATVNRELDARGRSLRYLEKLRLAHAAVTVVLTIGMLAWAVNLWQQGLATTGDVVLVCTLGLSILSATRDLAVALVDVTQHVARLTEAIATLLQPHELKDHPEAEPLVKSGAAVAFNNVSFSYPGGAQVFDKFSLRIRPGQRVGLVGQSGGGKSSLFTLLQRFYDVQHGKITIDGQDISRVTQQSLREAISVVPQDISLFHRSILDNIRYGRPSATDDEVLRAAIAARCDFIEDLPEGLATMVGDRGIKVSGGQRQRIAIARAFLKDAPILLLDEATAALDSESEEAIREALSRLMRGRTVIAIAHRLATLRNFDRVVMLQGGRIIDDGPPDVLVKGKGPYRELVAREMGRLATHAA, from the coding sequence ATGGACAATCTTTCAGGATATGCGCACCGTCCCTTTCCCCTCGTGTTGCGCTATCTGCGCCAGCGTCTCGCCGCACATGTGGTCATTCTGTCGGCCGTCGTTGCGGCGGTTGCCTGCTCGGTGGGCACGCAATACGGCGTGAAGAACATCGTCGACGCTCTGTCAGCGGGCCGGCCGCACGCAGGCGGCGTATGGCTGGCATTCGTTTTCCTCATGTCGCTGATCGCTGCCGATAACTTTCTGTGGCGGATCGCAAGTTGGACAGCGAGCTTTACCTTCGTGGGCGTCACCGGCGATCTCCGGCGTGACATGTTCCGTCATCTGACCGGCCACGCACCGAGCTATTTTCTGGACCGGCTGCCGGGCATGCTCACCAGCCGCATTACCGCCACATCGAATGCGGTGTTTACGGTCGAGAACATGTTTGTCTGGAACGTGTTGCCGCCATGCATCGCGACCGTGTCCGCGATCGCGTTGATTGGAACCGTCAGCGTGCCGATGTCGCTCGGGATGATCGTGATCGCGGGAATGATGGTGGTGGCCATGTTCCATCTGGCTGCGGCAGGCAAGCCGTTGCATGACGATTTTGCCAACAAGGCCGCTGCGGTTGATGGCGAGATGGTCGACGTCATCAGCAACATGCCGCTGGTGCGCGCGTTTTGCGGCCTCCGTTATGAGCACGACCGGTTCGATGCCACGGTCAATCGGGAACTCGACGCGCGCGGTCGCAGCCTCCGTTATCTCGAGAAATTGCGCTTGGCTCACGCCGCCGTGACCGTGGTGCTCACCATCGGCATGCTGGCCTGGGCGGTCAATCTCTGGCAGCAGGGCCTCGCTACCACCGGTGACGTCGTTCTGGTCTGCACGCTCGGCCTTTCGATCCTGAGCGCCACTCGCGACCTCGCGGTGGCGCTGGTCGACGTTACCCAGCATGTTGCCCGCCTCACCGAGGCGATCGCGACCTTGCTGCAGCCGCACGAGTTGAAGGACCATCCGGAGGCCGAGCCTCTGGTCAAAAGCGGTGCGGCGGTCGCCTTCAACAATGTCTCGTTTAGCTATCCGGGCGGGGCTCAGGTGTTCGACAAGTTCAGCCTGCGCATCCGGCCCGGCCAACGGGTCGGACTGGTCGGTCAATCCGGCGGCGGAAAATCCAGTCTGTTCACGCTGCTGCAACGCTTTTACGACGTCCAGCATGGTAAGATCACAATCGACGGCCAGGACATTTCGCGGGTGACGCAGCAAAGCCTGCGGGAAGCGATTTCGGTCGTGCCGCAGGATATCTCGCTGTTCCATCGCTCGATCCTCGATAACATCCGCTATGGACGGCCGAGTGCGACCGATGACGAGGTGCTGCGCGCGGCGATCGCGGCACGCTGCGACTTCATCGAGGACCTGCCGGAAGGGTTGGCGACCATGGTGGGCGATCGCGGCATCAAGGTCTCGGGCGGACAGCGGCAGCGCATCGCGATTGCGCGCGCCTTTTTGAAAGACGCACCGATCCTGTTGCTGGATGAAGCCACTGCGGCGCTCGACAGCGAATCCGAAGAAGCCATCCGTGAAGCGCTGTCCCGGCTGATGCGCGGACGCACCGTTATTGCCATTGCGCATCGTCTGGCCACGCTGCGCAATTTCGATCGTGTGGTGATGCTGCAGGGGGGCCGGATCATCGACGATGGTCCGCCGGATGTTCTCGTCAAGGGAAAGGGCCCCTATCGCGAATTGGTCGCGCGGGAGATGGGGCGTCTCGCGACCCATGCGGCCTGA
- a CDS encoding ABC transporter substrate-binding protein — protein MNKDRKNSVINNADQGQPRSKRQSRRQFLVKTGGVLAAGAFGAVPLRGWAADPVNIGALYPTTGGMAQIGVGCVAAAKLAVEMVNEAGGIKSLGGAKLNLIVSDVQSDTTVTRTETDRLITGNKLSAIHGCFASALTLIASEVCERAKMPIITGSSSDQLNKGRTYTFTPFARASQFAKAQLQMAKLVGDKPKVAVIFENTAFGTSTSNGLKELAPAEGVEIVMFEPYSAGFTDASPLINKVKASGANALFSVSYLNDLILIVRTVKQVGLNVAINGGSGGFVIPDFYKNVGKLAEGLQGVAHWNHDMSDEAQKVNAEYKKRTGEFLFEYAGGLVAQTFMLADALERAGSADPQKVREALATLDVSKGYAAMAPGGKVKFGPDGKNIYGHPVGVQWQNGDLASVFPDEDKRAPLMKT, from the coding sequence ATGAACAAGGATCGCAAGAACTCTGTCATTAATAATGCGGATCAAGGCCAGCCGCGTTCGAAGCGGCAAAGCCGGCGTCAGTTCCTGGTCAAGACCGGTGGCGTGCTTGCAGCCGGTGCCTTCGGTGCGGTTCCGCTGCGCGGCTGGGCGGCCGACCCCGTCAATATCGGCGCACTTTACCCGACCACCGGCGGCATGGCGCAGATCGGCGTCGGCTGCGTCGCCGCTGCCAAGCTCGCGGTCGAGATGGTCAATGAGGCCGGCGGCATCAAATCGCTCGGCGGCGCCAAGCTCAATCTGATCGTTTCCGACGTGCAGAGCGACACCACAGTGACGCGCACCGAAACCGACCGGCTGATCACCGGCAACAAGCTGTCGGCGATCCACGGCTGTTTCGCCAGCGCGCTCACGCTGATCGCCAGCGAAGTCTGCGAGCGCGCCAAGATGCCGATCATCACCGGCTCGAGCTCCGACCAGCTCAACAAGGGACGCACCTACACCTTCACGCCGTTTGCACGGGCTTCGCAATTTGCGAAAGCGCAGCTGCAGATGGCAAAACTCGTCGGCGACAAGCCGAAGGTCGCGGTGATCTTCGAGAATACCGCGTTCGGCACTTCGACCTCGAACGGCTTGAAGGAACTGGCGCCCGCCGAAGGCGTCGAGATCGTGATGTTCGAGCCCTATTCGGCCGGATTCACCGACGCCTCGCCGCTGATCAACAAGGTCAAGGCCTCCGGCGCCAACGCCCTGTTCTCGGTCTCCTATCTGAACGACCTCATCCTGATCGTGCGAACGGTCAAGCAGGTCGGTCTCAATGTCGCCATCAACGGCGGTTCGGGCGGCTTCGTCATTCCCGACTTCTACAAGAACGTCGGCAAGCTCGCGGAAGGTCTCCAGGGCGTAGCGCACTGGAACCATGACATGAGCGATGAGGCCCAGAAGGTGAATGCCGAATACAAGAAGCGCACCGGCGAATTCCTGTTCGAATATGCCGGCGGCCTGGTGGCGCAGACCTTCATGCTGGCGGATGCGCTGGAGCGCGCCGGTTCCGCCGATCCGCAGAAAGTTCGCGAGGCTCTCGCGACACTCGACGTGTCGAAGGGCTATGCTGCGATGGCGCCGGGCGGCAAAGTCAAGTTCGGGCCGGACGGCAAGAACATCTACGGCCATCCGGTCGGGGTGCAGTGGCAAAACGGCGATCTCGCGAGTGTCTTCCCCGATGAAGACAAGCGCGCCCCGCTGATGAAAACCTGA
- a CDS encoding glycosyltransferase family 4 protein, whose translation MRIAQVAPLTEAVPPKLYGGTERVVHWLTEELVALGHDVTLFASGDSRTSAKLDATWPKALRLDGAVRDPNALHMVMLERVRQKCDDEEFDFLHFHLDYYPFSLFCRQPTPFLTTLHGRLDLPEHQPVFSTFSKVPVISISDAQRRPVPQANWVRTIHHGLPEKLLTPQPVKPSYLAVLGRIAPEKGVDRAIKIATRCGIPLKIAAKVDRADQEYYDELIGPLIKGNPLVEYIGEISDKEKPDFLSGAIGLLVPIDWPEPFGLVMIEAMACGTPVIAYNRGSVPEIIEPGITGFIVEDETSAVAVADRLARLDRGVIRKRFEERFTARRMALDYLAAYRSLTEAAQPRIKLVSSAE comes from the coding sequence ATGCGCATCGCGCAGGTTGCCCCGTTGACGGAGGCAGTTCCCCCCAAATTGTACGGCGGGACCGAACGGGTCGTGCACTGGTTGACCGAGGAACTGGTGGCGTTGGGACACGACGTGACGCTGTTTGCGAGCGGCGATTCCAGGACATCAGCAAAGCTTGACGCCACCTGGCCAAAGGCGCTGCGCCTCGACGGCGCAGTGCGCGATCCTAACGCGCTGCACATGGTGATGCTCGAACGCGTCCGCCAGAAATGTGATGATGAAGAGTTCGATTTTCTCCACTTTCATCTCGACTACTATCCATTCTCGCTGTTCTGCCGGCAGCCGACACCGTTCCTGACCACGCTGCACGGCAGGCTCGACCTGCCGGAACACCAGCCGGTATTCTCAACCTTTTCCAAGGTTCCGGTGATCTCGATTTCCGACGCGCAACGGCGGCCGGTACCGCAGGCCAACTGGGTGCGGACCATCCACCATGGCCTGCCCGAGAAGCTGCTGACCCCGCAGCCGGTGAAGCCGTCATACCTCGCCGTGCTCGGCCGGATCGCGCCGGAAAAGGGTGTCGATCGCGCCATCAAGATCGCGACCCGCTGCGGCATCCCGCTGAAGATCGCCGCCAAGGTCGACCGTGCCGACCAGGAATATTACGACGAACTGATCGGTCCGTTGATCAAGGGCAATCCGCTGGTCGAATATATCGGCGAGATCAGCGACAAGGAGAAACCGGACTTCCTCTCAGGCGCCATCGGCCTGCTGGTTCCGATCGACTGGCCGGAGCCGTTCGGGCTCGTCATGATCGAAGCGATGGCCTGCGGCACGCCGGTCATCGCCTACAACCGTGGCTCGGTACCCGAGATCATCGAGCCAGGCATCACCGGCTTCATCGTTGAGGATGAGACCAGTGCCGTCGCTGTGGCCGACCGTCTGGCGCGACTTGACCGGGGGGTAATCCGCAAGCGGTTCGAGGAACGCTTCACGGCGCGTCGCATGGCGCTGGATTATCTCGCCGCCTATCGCAGCCTGACGGAAGCTGCGCAGCCGCGCATCAAGCTCGTCAGCAGCGCAGAGTAA
- a CDS encoding PRC-barrel domain-containing protein, translated as MRAGILITLLAVSLAAAAAVRAADDAVAPPAAKVAPQGSIAKEPAPPPSVTVIGARDAHGILGRDVRSPTDEDMGRIVDAIVDREGTVRAAVIDFGGFLGVGSRKIVVDWNALRFGGVASKSDSVTLELTKEQVTAAPEYKEDTPVIVLGAAGRLQPWDFEH; from the coding sequence ATGCGTGCGGGCATTCTCATCACGTTACTCGCCGTCTCGCTCGCGGCGGCTGCCGCCGTCAGGGCGGCTGACGACGCTGTCGCGCCACCTGCAGCCAAGGTCGCGCCGCAGGGGAGCATCGCGAAGGAGCCGGCACCGCCGCCGTCCGTAACGGTAATCGGCGCGCGAGACGCACATGGCATCCTCGGCCGCGATGTCCGCAGTCCCACTGACGAGGACATGGGACGTATCGTCGATGCGATCGTGGACCGCGAGGGAACGGTGCGCGCTGCGGTCATCGATTTCGGCGGCTTCCTCGGCGTCGGCAGCCGCAAGATCGTGGTCGACTGGAACGCGTTGCGTTTCGGCGGCGTTGCCAGCAAGAGCGACAGCGTCACGCTCGAATTGACCAAGGAACAGGTAACGGCAGCGCCGGAATACAAGGAAGACACGCCGGTCATTGTGCTCGGCGCGGCCGGTCGCTTGCAGCCCTGGGATTTTGAACATTAG
- a CDS encoding ABC transporter ATP-binding protein, producing the protein MAEALVIKGLSKRFGGLRAVQDVSFSVQENETVALIGPNGAGKTTSFHLITGFHRPDSGSVTAFGKEVAGMKPHDVCALGMVRTFQVAKPFGAMTVLDNVMTGAFLRDRHVAAAREKALEAIEFVGLAAREKTAAKDLTTIDQRRLEMARALATQPRILLLDEVMAGLNPAEIDQAVALVKKLSSRGLTIVIVEHVMRAIMAVARHIVVLDHGQKIAEGSPKEIVENPEVIRAYLGSYVHPPAAGEAHA; encoded by the coding sequence ATGGCAGAAGCGCTGGTTATCAAGGGTCTCAGCAAGCGGTTCGGCGGCTTGCGCGCGGTACAGGACGTCAGCTTTTCGGTGCAGGAGAACGAGACCGTGGCGCTGATCGGACCGAACGGCGCCGGCAAGACCACGAGCTTTCATCTCATCACCGGATTTCACCGGCCCGACAGCGGCTCGGTCACCGCTTTCGGAAAAGAAGTCGCCGGCATGAAGCCGCACGACGTTTGCGCGCTCGGCATGGTGCGCACGTTTCAGGTCGCCAAGCCGTTTGGCGCGATGACGGTGCTGGACAACGTCATGACCGGCGCCTTCCTGCGCGACCGGCACGTCGCCGCCGCGCGCGAAAAGGCGCTGGAAGCCATCGAATTCGTCGGCCTCGCCGCCCGGGAAAAAACCGCAGCCAAGGACCTCACCACCATCGACCAGCGCCGGCTGGAGATGGCGCGGGCGCTGGCGACGCAGCCGCGCATCCTGCTGCTCGACGAAGTGATGGCCGGACTGAACCCGGCCGAAATCGATCAGGCCGTCGCCCTGGTCAAAAAGCTTTCCAGCCGCGGACTGACCATCGTCATCGTCGAGCACGTGATGCGCGCGATCATGGCGGTCGCGCGTCATATCGTGGTGCTCGACCACGGCCAGAAGATCGCCGAGGGCTCGCCCAAGGAGATCGTGGAGAACCCGGAAGTGATCCGCGCCTATCTCGGCTCCTACGTTCATCCGCCGGCAGCGGGAGAGGCCCATGCTTGA